The bacterium genomic interval GCACCGGTGGTCATCAAACCCGTGCCCACACCGCCGCCGACTCCACGCTTCGACCCGCAGGCTCCGCCGGCCCTGACGCTGGCCTATCCCGCGCCGGATGGCGTCGTGGATGAGGGGCAGCAGACGCTGGTCTGGAACACCTCCGGGACGATCACACAGGTGAGGATCACCTACAGCGGCACGCGCTGCGAGTTGGGCGGGCATTCGCGTGGCACCTTCAGCGGTACTGTCGGCAAGTTCGCGAACCAGGGCATAGCGCGCTGGAACGTGCCCTGGATGGACGCCACGGAGTTCGCGGTGCGCCTGACCGGCTACGATGCGGGCGGCAAGGAAGTCGCTCGCGACGAGCGGCGCTACCAGCTACGCCCCCGCGTCCTGAAGGACAAGCCCGACACGTGCATCGTGGTCAGCAAACCCCTGCAGCGACTCTACTACCTGCGGGACGGCCTGGTGCGGCGCATGCACATCGTCTCGACGGCGATGGGTGGGTACAACACACCGACCATGCGGCCAGGCTCGTATGGCTCCCGCGGGGCCATGGGCCGGGTCTTCAGCAAGCAGTACGCGCCGGTCAGCCATCTCTATCACTGCGTGATGTACTACTGGCTGGGGATCACGTCCTCGGGCAGCCACGGCATCCACGCGACCTCGCCGCCCTTCTACGGCCGCCTGGGCGGCCCCGCCTCCCACGGCTGCATCCGCCAACACCGCGCCGACGCCAGGGTCCTGTGGGGGATGGTCTCGGTGGGAACGCCGGTGTACGTGCAGTAGGGAGAGGGGCAAGGGTCGAGGGTCAAGGGTCAAGGGTAACGGCAACGGCAGACACCCTATCAACCAAAGCAACAGGGACAGGCCCATGTGGGCACTGTCCCTGTTTCCGTTGTGCCTCAGTTGCCACGGGCGGGGTCGCTGTCGTTACCCTTGCCCCTCGCCCCTAGATCGCCGGCAGGCTGGCGGCGGCTACCGACTGGCCTACGCGGCGGTTGGCTTCGTCGGGCAGTTGCAGCGTCACCTTGTCGCGCAGCTCGGGGAACTCGCCGTCGAGGACCTCTTCGGCCTTCTCCTTGATGATCTGGCCGCCGTCGCCCGTGGTAGCGCGGCCCAGGATCAGGCAGTGCTCGACCTCGTAGAAGTCGCAGTAGTGAGCCAGCGCATAGCCGAACCAGGTGCCCACCGTCTCGTACACCGGCACGACGCGCTCGTCGCCGGCCTTCATGAGGTCCTGCACCACCACGAGCTTCTCCGGCAGGCCCAGACCCTCGTCGAACTCGATGCCCGCGGCGGCGGCCACGCGGGTCACGCCGGTCTGGTTGAAGTACTGGACACCGCAGCCGGCGTCGCCCGACCACTCGTCCACGGGAGCGCTGGGGGCGTAGTCAATCGGCGCGAAGGCCAGCTCATTGAGCCAGCCGGTGATGTTCCCGTCCGGGGTGACATAGCCGGCCGCTTCGCTGGTGCCCATGGCGATGCCCAGCACCGCGTTGGCGTTCAGCTCCATGGAGCCGGCCAGGGCGGTCACTTCGCCATCGTTGACGATGGTCAGCGGCACGCCCCACTCCTTGCCGATGTTCACGAACAGGTCCTTGACCTGTGCGTTGAAGACGTCCTTGGGGATGCCCCGGAAGAGCGAGGCCACCAGCACGCGGTCGTTGATCCACACGCCCGCGGCGCTGCCGCCGATGGCGTCCACGGAGGGCAGGTGCGACGCGGCTTCCTTGAGGCCGGCGTTGATGCGCTCGCGGTGGTAGCTGGGGTCCTTCTGGGTCTTGGGGTCCCACGGGAACTCGTCCGCCCACACGGCCTGGCCATCCTTGACGGCGGCGAGCTTGTAGTCGCTGCCGCCCAGGTCAATGCCGATGCGGTTGCCGTCCAGGTGGCGGCCCAGCGGCATGGTCGTCTCCCTGGTCGCGGGGACGGCCGCGGCGTCCATGATCTCGACCGTGAAGTCGTGCTCGTAGACGCCGCCCATGAAGTCGTGGTCAAAGGCGCGCGCGCCGGTGGGCGAGTAGACGGCCTTGATGTGCTCGCCGATGGCGGCGGGGCCGCCGACCATGACCTTCCAGCCGCCGCGCTGCCACAGCAGGAACTTCACGAGGCGCTCGGCGTACGTCAGGTTCGCGGCGAAGCGGTCGCTGTGCGGGCCGAAGCACATGGTCTCGAACGTCGAGACCGAACCATCAGCACGCTCCAGGCCGATGCGCAGCGGCACGCCCATGCCGGACTCCTCAACCTGCGCCACGAACGCCCTATTGGCCAACACAGCCGGGCGGAAGTCCGGGTCCAGGGGCGGGGTGAAGTAGGGCTCAACCAGTTCGAAAGCATCATCCATCGTCTAGTCTTCC includes:
- a CDS encoding L,D-transpeptidase, which translates into the protein MREPLPQDPSMPPLTGEPIRPVPKRTAPVKPAAPVVIKPVPTPPPTPRFDPQAPPALTLAYPAPDGVVDEGQQTLVWNTSGTITQVRITYSGTRCELGGHSRGTFSGTVGKFANQGIARWNVPWMDATEFAVRLTGYDAGGKEVARDERRYQLRPRVLKDKPDTCIVVSKPLQRLYYLRDGLVRRMHIVSTAMGGYNTPTMRPGSYGSRGAMGRVFSKQYAPVSHLYHCVMYYWLGITSSGSHGIHATSPPFYGRLGGPASHGCIRQHRADARVLWGMVSVGTPVYVQ
- a CDS encoding ROK family protein, producing the protein MDDAFELVEPYFTPPLDPDFRPAVLANRAFVAQVEESGMGVPLRIGLERADGSVSTFETMCFGPHSDRFAANLTYAERLVKFLLWQRGGWKVMVGGPAAIGEHIKAVYSPTGARAFDHDFMGGVYEHDFTVEIMDAAAVPATRETTMPLGRHLDGNRIGIDLGGSDYKLAAVKDGQAVWADEFPWDPKTQKDPSYHRERINAGLKEAASHLPSVDAIGGSAAGVWINDRVLVASLFRGIPKDVFNAQVKDLFVNIGKEWGVPLTIVNDGEVTALAGSMELNANAVLGIAMGTSEAAGYVTPDGNITGWLNELAFAPIDYAPSAPVDEWSGDAGCGVQYFNQTGVTRVAAAAGIEFDEGLGLPEKLVVVQDLMKAGDERVVPVYETVGTWFGYALAHYCDFYEVEHCLILGRATTGDGGQIIKEKAEEVLDGEFPELRDKVTLQLPDEANRRVGQSVAAASLPAI